Genomic segment of Serinicoccus hydrothermalis:
CCCACCAGGGTGGGCCCTTTCGCATGTCCGGGGCCGGCACCCTCGCCCGTCCTGAGAGGATGGGACCCGACAGCAGCTTGAGGAGAGGAACGCACGTGGACGAGCGTCGTCAGACCGGTCGCCGTGGCCCCGAGCGCGGCGAGCGCCGTGGAGCAGGGCGTGGTGCCCCCGAGCGGGGGCGTGAGGATCGGGGTCGTGGGGGCCCGGCCTCACCGGAGCGGCCTGCTCGGGACGACCGCGACATCCGGCGCCCGCCACGGGTCCCAGAGCCGCCGCTGCCCGAGGATGCGGACGCAGGCGGCCTGGACCGCTCGCTCCGCTCGGAGCTGCGGACGCTGAGCAAGGAGAACGCGGAGGGTGTGGGCGGTCACCTCGTCATGGTCGGCCGGGCGCTCGACGCGGAGGACTTCGACCTCGCCCTGGCCCATGCCGAGGCCGCGGCGCGGCGCGCCGGTCGCGTGGCGGGCGTGCGGGAGGCGCTCGGGGTGGTGCACTACCGGCGCGGCGAGTGGGCCAAGGCGCTGGCCGAGCTCCGGACCGCGCGCCGGCTGAGCGGCTCCCAGCACCTGCTGCCGCTGCTCGCGGACGTCGAGCGGGGCCTCGGCCGCCCGGAGCGGGCGCTGGAGCTCGCGGCCACCCCGGAGGCGGCCCAGCTGGGCCCGGCCGAGCTGGTGGAGCTGGCCATCGTCGTCGCTGGGGCCAGGGGCGACCTCGGGCAGCACTCCGCTGCCGTCCTGCACCTGGCGGAGCCGGCCCGCCGCAGCACCGCGAAGCAGCCCTGGGCCGCGCGGTTGCGCTACGCCTACGCCGCGGCGCTGGAGGCCGACGGTCAGGACGAGCAGGCGCAGGAGTGGTATGCCCGGGCCGCCGAGGTGGACGCCCTGGGCGAGACGGACGCGGCCGAGCTGCTGGGCCGCGGCGACGACACCTGGGTGGTCGACCTCGGGGACGACGAGGACGACGACGCCGCTCCGGACGGCACCGAGGAGGTCCGGGACTCGTGATCACCGGCATGCTGTGCGACCTCGACGGTGTGGTCTACCGCGCGCACGAGGCGTGCGAGGGCGCGGTCGAGGCCCTGGCCGACGCGCGGGACGCCGGCGTCCGGATCCTCTACCTCACCAACAACGCCTCCCGCACCCCGCAGGAGGTCGCCGACCAGCTCAGCGACCTCGGGGTGCAGGCAGGGCCGGAGGACGTGCTCACCGCGTCGCAGGTCGCGGCCGCGGTGCTGCAGGAGCAGCGTGCCGACCTCCTGGACGACGGTCACGTGCTCGCGGTCGGCGGCCCCGGCGTCGCGGACGCCCTGCGCGAGGCCGGCTTCTCGACCCTCACCCCGCACGAGGTCGCCGACGCCGCCCGCCGGGGCGAGACGCCGGCGATCGGGGCCGTGGTCCAGGGCTACGGGCCGCAGGTGGGCGTGGCCGACCTGACGGAGGCAGCCTACGCCCTGCG
This window contains:
- a CDS encoding HAD-IIA family hydrolase gives rise to the protein MITGMLCDLDGVVYRAHEACEGAVEALADARDAGVRILYLTNNASRTPQEVADQLSDLGVQAGPEDVLTASQVAAAVLQEQRADLLDDGHVLAVGGPGVADALREAGFSTLTPHEVADAARRGETPAIGAVVQGYGPQVGVADLTEAAYALRSGADWIATNDDATLPTERGQAPGNGSLVAAVAHATGATPLVVGKPHAPAYHAALDRLGTSPEDTLMVGDRLETDIAGAGATGLRSALVLTGVSTRAEAREAPEGQRPDRVAETMLDLTDLWRTT